TAGggataaaaaatattcttaatcAAGAGATTTTATTAGTTACTGTCTCTAATGAGGAATAAACTATCTTTTTATATGACCATTACTAATTCTCAATATTCCTGGATGTCTCATAATTTactgatatttattatatttcattgtgGATTCATATGGTGATTAAGTATAAAAACAACAGTTCTTAAATATTACAGAGCATATATTTCATCTAAAATTTACCGAGAAATTAAGTTAAGAAGTGGAATAATCAAtgataaacaattaattttgctgCCACAAGAAACAATTCATGTAACTTTGcaggatatttggaatttgtcaATAGAACAGGTTAAATCCACTTATGGTTTATAGTAATTTTGATTCTGAATagctatatattaaaatttattttgataggGAAATATTGGAACTTTTATTGTAACAAACATACGTTTAGTATGGTTTGCTGATATGAATGATCAATTCAATATATCAATTCCTTATCTTGTAATAGCAAAAGTAAgtagatattttataaaatgttaaaattgtattatgaaGAGTGTAGTTAAAAGCTGCTATGCCTTTATAGCTCGCTgtaaaaaattcaaagtttggtcCAACTTTAGTCATTGTAAGTACAGAATTTAGTGGGAGCTATGTATTAGGATTTCGAGTTGACCCTCCAGCAAAGCTTTATACTCTTCATAAAGAAATTTCAACTTTGTTAAAAACATTCGAGAAATCTCCTATCTTTGGTGTAGATTATACAGTTGAACATCAGGTAATATTATACTACtcttacaaaaaatttattaaataaataaatacaatacactgtaaattaataattcaattattacaGGCTTCATTACAACAAGAGTTCAATGTAGAACAACATTCTGAAATACAAGACagtcaaattgaaatttcaagtgTGTTTGGTTATTATTTTTCTGAAGAATCAGATCAAAGAAAACCTAGCTTTTCAACTTATTTAGGGCTCGCAGCAGAAGAACCTAGAGAAACTAGTACATTGCAAAGTCTATGGGAACTGGTACCTTCAAATTAATTGACATATatcagtaaattttaattttaaatgttatataaaGATTACTTctttatatgtaaaaatttacatataaatttaatttacagtatgtattaatgttttaaatggaagtataattacatatttaattttacctAATTGtttagcaaaaataaaaaaattatagtaaaacaTACTATTCAATATCttcttttgttttaaatttaccTTTCTTGATTTTTTTAGGACATGGTTGATGAATTTATGAAAGAAATAGAAATGTAATAAATCTATGTACATAAACATTATATAAGATATTAATTGCATTTCATAAACTGTTTTAACATAACTATTGTTTTAACGCATTGTTTCTCCAAGTATACTTTGttatcttatttataaaaaattttatgactGATGTTCTACAACTGTTTAATACAACTACGTTGCTTTCTTTCAACACTTGTATTATTAACACTTTACcaaatattctttaatattttatttatggaaAAGTCAACGCCTATAAGGAATTGATAAAAAAATAGATAATTGCAATTAAAGCATCAATATTCTACATTATAACACTGATTAAGTCTTTAGTTATTTAGTTGCGATTTCGTACCACATTTTAAATCtcttttaaaatttaacttgGTCTACAATTCAATGGTTGCACAATTGACTGATCTTGATGATCGTCACCATCTTCGTTTACGTCAGCTTGTTGGACAGGAAATCGATATCCCATATTCATGAGCATCACTTCAAATGGATCGCTGTTCATACGAATTTGATTTGCAGATGCAGCATCTTCTAAATTTTGGATTTCTCTTTCGTTTACAGTACCATCCTATATTTTACAAACGTAGAATAAGTTAAATTGTGTGTGCATATATAGTGCaccatgaaattattatatttacctCAGGTAAAGGACTCCATAATCTAACTACTGGATCAATACCACTAGTAGCTAATAAACATGTGGATGGATGAGGCTGGAGGCAATTTACGATCCGTTCATCTCCTCTTAAGACGCGTATTATATTTGTAGTATTACGATCCCAAATAAAGAAAGAACCATCATCTGATCCTGCCACAATATATTGACCATTGcttaaagaaaaaattgataattataaatagAATTAACTTTCAAAATAATTCACCAATTTTATCAAAATCCTGTACTTACTTCCCAAAAAAATTAGCTTCTTTTATGTCAGTTGTTGTATTACAGTGTCCACAAAATCTCATTTTATAATCAATTGTGTTGCGTCTCCATTCTTGTTCATATTCCGATATTTGTAACATTGATAGATTCATATCATTATCTCTACCTGAGTATACAGTaatgataaaaaattcattGTGAAGGCTAtgcttataaaatcaattttgtgTAACGCTAAGTATTAGCGCTAGGTACTCTACCAATGTCAGTCTAACTTAAAAGACATACCAGTATCTATAGCTTCTTTTATATCCATTTTTAATGCTTTACA
Above is a genomic segment from Megachile rotundata isolate GNS110a chromosome 15, iyMegRotu1, whole genome shotgun sequence containing:
- the BBS5 gene encoding Bardet-Biedl syndrome 5 protein isoform X2, producing the protein MQLQLGEFTIDKLDLIEDAKGNAGENGRLIVTNLRIIWHSLLLPRINLSIGYNTFITVNSKTISTLHGKYMQAVHILASFRNCRYEFIFVNQDSKSTRHFTSVVGIYRAYISSKIYREIKLRSGIINDKQLILLPQETIHVTLQDIWNLSIEQGNIGTFIVTNIRLVWFADMNDQFNISIPYLVIAKLAVKNSKFGPTLVIVSTEFSGSYVLGFRVDPPAKLYTLHKEISTLLKTFEKSPIFGVDYTVEHQASLQQEFNVEQHSEIQDSQIEISSVFGYYFSEESDQRKPSFSTYLGLAAEEPRETSTLQSLWELVPSN
- the BBS5 gene encoding Bardet-Biedl syndrome 5 protein isoform X1 — encoded protein: MWQDSEIRFDISYAQMQLQLGEFTIDKLDLIEDAKGNAGENGRLIVTNLRIIWHSLLLPRINLSIGYNTFITVNSKTISTLHGKYMQAVHILASFRNCRYEFIFVNQDSKSTRHFTSVVGIYRAYISSKIYREIKLRSGIINDKQLILLPQETIHVTLQDIWNLSIEQGNIGTFIVTNIRLVWFADMNDQFNISIPYLVIAKLAVKNSKFGPTLVIVSTEFSGSYVLGFRVDPPAKLYTLHKEISTLLKTFEKSPIFGVDYTVEHQASLQQEFNVEQHSEIQDSQIEISSVFGYYFSEESDQRKPSFSTYLGLAAEEPRETSTLQSLWELVPSN